The genomic region GGCAAGCTGGGCGAGAAGATGGGCGTGCGCCGCTTCGCGGTGATGGCCGTCCCCCAGGGGCGCCAGGGCCTGGTCCATGCCTATGTGCACCTGGGCGACAAACACGGCGTCATCATCGCCGCCACCTGCGACAAGGCCGAGACGGCAGCCAGCCCCGAGTTCCGCGAGCTGGTCAACGACCTCGCCCTGCAGGTGGTGGCCTACGCCCCGCAGGCGGTGGATCGCGACGGGATCGACGCCGCCGTCATCGAGCACGAGCTGGCCGTCTACCGGGACATCGCCCGCAACGAGGGCAAGCCCGAGCAGATGGTGGACAAGATCGCCCAGGGCAAGCTCAACAAGTACTACGCCGAGGCCACCCTGCTGGAGCAGGCCTTCCTCAAGGAGGAGAAAAGCTCCGTGCAACAGGTGGTCAACCAGGTGGCCGCCCGCGCGGGCGACAAGATCGTGATCGAGGCCTTCGCCTCCTTCGTGATCGGCCAGTAGCAGCACGGCGCCCGCCTCGGCGGGCGCTTTTGCATGGGGGGTGACGCCTGTGGAGAGCCCGGTCTACAAACGCATCCTGCTCAAGCTGTCCGGCGAGGCCTTGGCCGGCGAGAAGGGCAGTGGCATTGATCAGCCCACCCTGCGTCGCGTGGCGGACGAAGTGGGCAGCATCCACGCCCTGGGCGTGGAGATCGGCCTCGTCATCGGAGGCGGCAACATCTTCCGCGGCATCTCCGCCGCCGCCAGCGGCATGGACCGCACCACGGCGGACTACATGGGCATGCTCGCCACCGTCATCAACAGCATGGCCTTGCAGCAGGCCCTGGAAGCGGGCGGCGTACCCACCCGCGTGCAGAGCGCCATGACCATCACGCGGGTGGCGGAGCCCTTCATCATCCGCCGCGCCCTGCGCCACCTGGAGAAGGGCCGCGTGGTCATCTTCGCCGCCGGCACGGGAAACCCCTACTTCTCCACCGACACCGCCGCCGTGCTGCGCGCCAGCGAGATCCGCGCCGACGTCATCATCAAGGGCACCAAGGTGGACGGCGTCTACAGCGCCGACCCCGTGACCGATCCCGGCGCGGAGTTTTTTCCGCGATTGACCTACCTTGATGTCCTGTCAAAGCGGCTGAAAGTGATGGACAGCACGGCGATCAGCCTGTGCATGGACAACAAGCTGCCGCTGCGCATCCTGAACATGAATCGCCCGGAAAACCTGCGCCGGCTGGTGCTGGGCGACGAGTTGGGCACCTTGATCTCGGGAGAGCGGGGATGAGAGAGGAGATCCTGTCCAAGTGCCAGCACCACATGGAGCGGGCCGTCGAGGAGGTGAAGCACACCTTCAGCGCCGTGCGGGCGGGCAAGGCCTCGCCGTCCATCCTGGACCCGGTGCGCGTGGACTACTACGGCACGCCCACGCCGCTCAACCAGGTGGCCAACCTCAGTTGCCCGGAGCCGCGCCTCATCGTCATCCAGCCCTGGGAACGGAAGCTGATCAGCACCATCGAGAAGGCGATCCAGAATGCGGACCTCAACCTCAACCCCTCCAATGACGGCATGGTGGTGCGCGTGCCCCTTCCCGAGCTGTCCGAGGAGCGCCGCAAGGAATTGGTCAAGCAGGTTCACAAGCTGGCCGAAGAGGGGCGCATCGCCGTGCGCAACGTGCGCCGCGACGCCAACGAGCAACTGAAGAAGGCGCTCAAGGCGGGCGAGATCAGCGAGGACGACGAGAAGCGGGCGATCAAGGAGGTGCAGGATCACACCGACGCCCACATCCGCCGGATCGACGAGCTGACCCGGGTCAAGGAAACGGACATCATGGCCGTGTAGCGGGTCCCCGGGGAACCGGCGGACCGCCGCCAGCGTCAGAGGCCGTCACATGCGCAGCGGGACCGGTTGGCCGCGTCCCGCTGCTTGATTAGAGAGGTCCCGGTGCAGGAACGCATTCGCAACTTCTGCATCATCGCCCACATCGACCACGGCAAATCCACCATTGCCGATCGTCTGCTCGAGCTGACCGGCACCCTGCCGCCCCTGCAGAGCCGCAAGCAGGTGCTGGACGACATGGAGCTGGAGCAGGAGCGCGGCATCACCATCAAGGCCCACCCTGTCGCCATGCGCCACACGGCCGCCGACGGCGTGGAGTACCTGCTCAATCTGATCGACACGCCCGGCCACGTGGATTTCGCCTACGAGGTGAGCCGCAGCCTGGCCGCCTGCGAGGGGGCGCTGCTGGTGGTGGACGCCGCCCAGGGCGTCGAGGCGCAGACCCTGGCCAACCTCTACGCCGCCGTCGCCCAGGACCTGGAGGTCATTCCCGTCGTCAACAAGATCGATCTGCCGGGCGCCCAGGTGGAGACGGTCGTCCACCAGATCACCGAGCTGATCGGCTGCGAGGCCGAGGACGTGGTGCTGGTCAGCGCCAAGACCGGCCAGAACTGCGACCTGCTGCTCGAGGAGATCATCCGCCGCGTGCCGGCTCCCCGGGGCAAGCTCGAGGCCCCCCTGCGCGCCCTCATCTTCGATTCGCTCTACGACAACTACCGCGGCGCCGTGGGCTACGTGCGGGTGGTGGACGGCCAGGTGGCGGCCGGGGCCGAACTGCGCTCCATGCACATCCCCCGCGAGTTCCAGATCGACGAGGTGGGCACCCTCACCCTCAAGCGCGTGCCGGGGCGCCTCCTCCAGGCCGGCGAGGTGGGCTACGTCATCCTGGGCTCCAAGGACGTCAAGGACGCCCGGGTGGGGGACACACTCACCTTGAAGCGCGGCGGCGCGACGGAGGCCCTTGAGGGCTACGACGAGGTCAAGCCCATGGTCTTCTCCGGGCTCTACCCCGTCTCGGCGGATGACTACGAGGAGCTGCGCGACGCGCTGGCCAGGCTCTGCCTCAACGACTCGGCTCTCGTCTACACGCCGGAGACCAGCCTGGCGTTGGGCTTCGGCTTCCGCTGCGGCTTCCTTGGCCTGCTCCACATGGAGATCATCCAGGAGCGGCTGGACCGCGAGTACGACCTGGACATCATCACCACCATGCCCAACGTGGAGTACCTGGTCCAGCAGCCGGGCAAGGGCGAGGAGGTGGTGGACAACCCGGCCGACTTCCCCCGCGGGGAGAAGCTGGAATCGGTGCGCGAGCCCTTCATCAAGGCGACCATCATCACGCCGGTGGAATTCATCGGCAACATCATGAAGCTGTCCATGGACCGCCGCGGCATCTTCAAGGCCACCGAGTACCTGGACACGACACGGGCCTCGCTCAGCTACGAGTTCCCGCTGGCCGAGATCGTCTTCGACTTCTACGACCGCCTCAAGACCATCTCGCGGGGCTACGCCTCCTTCGATTACGAGCTGCTGGACTTCCGCCAGAGCCAGCTCAAGCGGCTGGACATCATGATCAACGGCGAGGTGGTGGACGCCCTTTCCATGATCGTGCACGTGGACAAAGCCTGGGACTGGGGCAACAAGATGTGCATCAAGCTGAAGGAACTCATCCCCCGCCAGCTCTTCGAGGTGGCCATCCAGGGGGCGCTGGGCACCAAGGTGATCAGCCGCACGACGGTCAGGGCCATGCGCAAGAACGTGACGGCCAAGTGTTACGGGGGCGACATCAGCCGCAAGCGCAAGCTGCTGGAGAAGCAGAAAGAGGGCAAGAAGCGCATGAAGCAGGTTGGCACCGTGGAGATTCCCCAGGAGGCCTTCCTTGCCATGCTCAAGATCGAGCGCTAGCCGGCCGACGGCCCGCGCCAACTGGGTGGACGCATGAACTGGATTCCCTGGCTGATCATCATCGCCCTCTGCTGGGCCTTGGTCGACAATCCGCTGCAGCCCAAGGCCTGGCGCCAATGGCGGAAGGCGCGCCGCACGGCCCACCGCCAGAAGGAGCAGGCCAAGCGGACGCGCAAGGGGCCGGCCCGCTACTGGCTCGAGTTCATCGGCTCCATGGTGCTCTTCCTCTTCTTCTTCCGCGCCATGGTGGTGGAGGCCTACCGCATCCCTTCCGGCTCCATGGAACGGACGCTGCTGGTGGGGGACTTCCTCCTCGTCAACAAATTCCTCTACGGCATGCGCACGCCGGACTGGGTGGGCATCCCCTTCACGCGCTTCGGCTTCGACGTGCCCTACCTGGAGTTGCCGCCCCTGCGCGATCCGCGGCCCGGCGACATCATGGTTTTCCGCTACCCCAAGGATCCGCTCACCAACTACATCAAGCGCATGGTGGCCGGTCCCGGCCAGACCGTCCAGGTCCGAGACAAGCATGCGCTGGTGGACGGGGTGGAGTTCCCGCCCATGCCCGGGCAGGTCTTCGCCATGCGCCAGGTGCTGCCGCCCGATTTCCACGATGTCTACATCTGGCCGCTGGGCAGCGGTTGGAACAAGGACCAGTGGGGGCCGGCCCTCGTCCCCGCCCGGGACATGACCATCGAGCTGACGCCCGAGCACTGGCGCCTCTACCGCGAGGCGATCGAGCAGGAGGGGCGGCGCCTCTCCACCACGCCGGAGGGCGGCTTCCTGGTGGACGGGCGGCCCGCCACCAGCTACACCTTCTCGCAGAACCACTATTTCATGATGGGCGACAACCGCGATCGCAGCGC from bacterium harbors:
- the tsf gene encoding translation elongation factor Ts, which translates into the protein MEISAKDVMKLRQMTGAGMMDCKKALAESNGDLDAAVDFLRKKGLKTAEKRADREANEGKVVFTAAPDGRAGVLLELNSETDFVAGTPDFRAFALDCAARALEHRPADVEALMVLPAVKDAAVRLADQLSDMTGKLGEKMGVRRFAVMAVPQGRQGLVHAYVHLGDKHGVIIAATCDKAETAASPEFRELVNDLALQVVAYAPQAVDRDGIDAAVIEHELAVYRDIARNEGKPEQMVDKIAQGKLNKYYAEATLLEQAFLKEEKSSVQQVVNQVAARAGDKIVIEAFASFVIGQ
- the pyrH gene encoding UMP kinase, giving the protein MESPVYKRILLKLSGEALAGEKGSGIDQPTLRRVADEVGSIHALGVEIGLVIGGGNIFRGISAAASGMDRTTADYMGMLATVINSMALQQALEAGGVPTRVQSAMTITRVAEPFIIRRALRHLEKGRVVIFAAGTGNPYFSTDTAAVLRASEIRADVIIKGTKVDGVYSADPVTDPGAEFFPRLTYLDVLSKRLKVMDSTAISLCMDNKLPLRILNMNRPENLRRLVLGDELGTLISGERG
- the frr gene encoding ribosome recycling factor; translated protein: MREEILSKCQHHMERAVEEVKHTFSAVRAGKASPSILDPVRVDYYGTPTPLNQVANLSCPEPRLIVIQPWERKLISTIEKAIQNADLNLNPSNDGMVVRVPLPELSEERRKELVKQVHKLAEEGRIAVRNVRRDANEQLKKALKAGEISEDDEKRAIKEVQDHTDAHIRRIDELTRVKETDIMAV
- the lepA gene encoding translation elongation factor 4; protein product: MIREVPVQERIRNFCIIAHIDHGKSTIADRLLELTGTLPPLQSRKQVLDDMELEQERGITIKAHPVAMRHTAADGVEYLLNLIDTPGHVDFAYEVSRSLAACEGALLVVDAAQGVEAQTLANLYAAVAQDLEVIPVVNKIDLPGAQVETVVHQITELIGCEAEDVVLVSAKTGQNCDLLLEEIIRRVPAPRGKLEAPLRALIFDSLYDNYRGAVGYVRVVDGQVAAGAELRSMHIPREFQIDEVGTLTLKRVPGRLLQAGEVGYVILGSKDVKDARVGDTLTLKRGGATEALEGYDEVKPMVFSGLYPVSADDYEELRDALARLCLNDSALVYTPETSLALGFGFRCGFLGLLHMEIIQERLDREYDLDIITTMPNVEYLVQQPGKGEEVVDNPADFPRGEKLESVREPFIKATIITPVEFIGNIMKLSMDRRGIFKATEYLDTTRASLSYEFPLAEIVFDFYDRLKTISRGYASFDYELLDFRQSQLKRLDIMINGEVVDALSMIVHVDKAWDWGNKMCIKLKELIPRQLFEVAIQGALGTKVISRTTVRAMRKNVTAKCYGGDISRKRKLLEKQKEGKKRMKQVGTVEIPQEAFLAMLKIER
- the lepB gene encoding signal peptidase I, giving the protein MNWIPWLIIIALCWALVDNPLQPKAWRQWRKARRTAHRQKEQAKRTRKGPARYWLEFIGSMVLFLFFFRAMVVEAYRIPSGSMERTLLVGDFLLVNKFLYGMRTPDWVGIPFTRFGFDVPYLELPPLRDPRPGDIMVFRYPKDPLTNYIKRMVAGPGQTVQVRDKHALVDGVEFPPMPGQVFAMRQVLPPDFHDVYIWPLGSGWNKDQWGPALVPARDMTIELTPEHWRLYREAIEQEGRRLSTTPEGGFLVDGRPATSYTFSQNHYFMMGDNRDRSADSRYWGFVPEENVVGKAWIIYFSFDAEKVKDEFWQVIRFGRLLRFIE